The Prevotella sp. oral taxon 299 str. F0039 genome has a segment encoding these proteins:
- the cysS gene encoding cysteine--tRNA ligase: MEKQQLVIYNTLSRKKETFEPLNAPNVGMYVCGPTVYGDPHLGHARPSITFDILFRYLKHLGYKVRYVRNITDVGHLEHDADEGDDKIEKKARLEQLEPMEIAQHYTNRYHDAMNALNVLPPSIEPQATGHIIEQEQLVKEIMDNGFAYESNGSIYFDTAKYNQKYRYGKLSGRNLDDVINASRELGGVEDKRNQTDFALWKKATPEHIMKWPSSWSEGFPGWHCECTAMGRKYLGSNFDIHGGGMDLMFPHHECEIAQAVASQGHDMVRYWMHNNMITINGKKMGKSLGNFITLEEFFKGTHEALTQAYSPMTIRFFILSAHYRGTVDFSNEALQAAEKGLNRLLSGIKDLDRIQPANESDKATATFVKECRSRCYNAMNDDLQTPVVISILFEACHIINTIVDHKGTISSEDLAELKETMHLFAFDLMGLRAENSDNNQAREEAYGKVVDMVLDLRSKAKADKDWATSDKIRDMLADAGFEVKDTKDGAVWKLDK; the protein is encoded by the coding sequence ATGGAGAAACAACAGCTTGTTATTTATAATACTCTTAGTAGAAAGAAAGAGACTTTCGAGCCTCTTAATGCTCCAAACGTGGGTATGTATGTTTGTGGACCAACCGTTTATGGTGATCCACACTTAGGACATGCACGCCCATCAATCACTTTCGACATCTTGTTTCGCTATCTAAAGCACTTGGGTTACAAGGTGCGTTATGTGCGAAACATCACCGATGTGGGTCATCTTGAGCACGATGCCGACGAGGGAGACGACAAGATTGAGAAGAAAGCACGCCTTGAACAGCTCGAACCAATGGAGATTGCACAGCACTACACCAATCGTTATCACGATGCAATGAATGCACTAAATGTGCTTCCTCCAAGCATAGAGCCACAGGCAACGGGTCATATTATAGAACAAGAGCAGTTGGTGAAAGAAATAATGGACAACGGCTTTGCTTATGAAAGCAATGGCTCTATCTATTTTGATACCGCAAAATACAATCAAAAATACCGCTATGGCAAGCTCTCGGGACGCAATCTCGACGACGTGATCAACGCTTCTCGTGAGTTAGGAGGCGTGGAAGACAAACGCAACCAAACCGACTTTGCCTTGTGGAAGAAAGCCACTCCAGAGCATATTATGAAGTGGCCAAGTTCGTGGAGCGAAGGTTTTCCAGGCTGGCATTGCGAATGTACAGCCATGGGACGCAAGTATTTAGGTAGCAACTTCGATATTCACGGAGGCGGAATGGACCTTATGTTCCCACATCATGAGTGCGAAATAGCTCAAGCAGTGGCATCACAAGGACACGACATGGTGCGCTATTGGATGCACAACAACATGATAACCATCAACGGAAAGAAGATGGGAAAGAGCTTAGGCAACTTTATTACACTCGAAGAGTTCTTCAAAGGCACCCACGAAGCATTGACACAGGCTTACAGCCCCATGACCATTCGCTTCTTTATCCTTAGCGCACACTATCGAGGAACAGTAGACTTCTCGAACGAAGCCTTGCAAGCTGCCGAGAAAGGACTCAACCGTTTGTTGTCGGGAATAAAAGACTTAGACCGCATTCAACCTGCAAACGAGTCGGATAAAGCCACTGCAACGTTTGTAAAAGAATGTCGCTCAAGATGCTATAATGCAATGAACGACGACCTACAAACACCTGTTGTGATTAGTATTCTATTCGAAGCATGTCACATCATCAACACCATTGTCGACCATAAAGGCACTATCTCTTCCGAAGATCTCGCAGAATTGAAAGAAACAATGCATCTCTTTGCCTTCGATTTGATGGGACTTCGTGCCGAAAATTCTGATAACAATCAAGCTCGAGAAGAGGCTTATGGCAAGGTAGTAGATATGGTGTTAGACCTTAGATCGAAAGCTAAAGCCGACAAAGACTGGGCTACAAGCGACAAAATTCGTGATATGTTGGCAGACGCTGGCTTTGAAGTTAAAGACACAAAAGATGGTGCTGTGTGGAAATTAGATAAGTAA
- a CDS encoding MaoC family dehydratase, which produces MEKLIINSYEEFAAHLGEQLGVSDWLEVDQERINLFADATLDHQWIHVDVEKAKAESQYKNTIAHGYLTLSLLPHLWEQIIEVNNIKMLVNYGMDKMRFGQPVVTGSRVRLVTKLHSISNLRGICKTEIEFKIEIEGQRKPALEGIATFLYYFE; this is translated from the coding sequence ATGGAAAAGTTAATTATCAATTCTTACGAAGAGTTTGCTGCTCATTTGGGTGAACAGCTTGGTGTTTCTGATTGGTTAGAGGTAGATCAAGAGCGTATAAACCTATTCGCAGACGCCACTTTAGACCATCAATGGATTCATGTTGATGTGGAAAAAGCAAAGGCTGAAAGCCAATATAAAAACACTATTGCACACGGATATCTAACTCTTTCGCTCCTTCCTCACTTGTGGGAACAAATCATCGAGGTAAATAATATCAAGATGCTTGTGAACTATGGAATGGATAAAATGCGTTTTGGACAACCCGTTGTTACTGGAAGTAGGGTGCGATTGGTTACCAAACTGCATTCTATTAGCAATCTTCGTGGTATCTGCAAAACTGAGATTGAATTTAAAATTGAAATAGAAGGACAAAGAAAACCTGCCTTAGAGGGCATTGCTACCTTCTTATATTACTTTGAATAG
- a CDS encoding glycosyltransferase family 1 protein: protein MTKEKKVAIYLYNLSNQYEGLGEFNHNLAIRMSAQAAELKAKHNIKLCFLVPAGMTGAYGEDVEYLVLKKWRYRLLNESLPRCIKHLFFPKVDLVHWTQQLPRLHTTLSPHTFVTIHDVNYFHNNLPEDKVKKRSKKINRTLRHATHLSFISQFAQDDVVSRFNVPHPKRIIYNGVTDQMQVPQEKIDGLPNQYLLSVSGLDDKKNVHLLIEMMRFLPNEFLVIAGRGNSEYTKMLYSLVERYQLTNVRFVGCVSAGEKAYLYRNCKAFFFVSKSEGFGLPVAEAMTASKPVFCSKLTSLPEIGGDAAYYFDELEPEKMAQTTQKLLAEYEKDPETRQKMCLAQAQKFNWDKAVDEYLNYYIDILQEK from the coding sequence ATGACAAAAGAAAAGAAAGTTGCTATTTATCTCTATAATCTTTCTAACCAATACGAAGGACTTGGAGAGTTTAATCACAATCTTGCCATTCGCATGAGTGCGCAAGCTGCCGAGCTAAAAGCAAAACACAACATTAAACTTTGTTTCCTTGTGCCTGCAGGAATGACTGGAGCTTATGGAGAAGATGTAGAATATCTAGTTCTAAAAAAATGGCGTTATCGTCTTCTTAACGAGTCTTTACCAAGATGCATCAAGCACCTTTTCTTCCCTAAAGTAGACCTTGTGCATTGGACTCAGCAACTTCCTCGTCTCCACACAACACTCTCTCCACATACATTTGTAACCATTCACGACGTTAACTATTTTCATAATAATCTTCCTGAAGATAAGGTTAAAAAACGTTCGAAAAAGATAAACAGAACGCTTCGCCATGCAACTCACCTCTCGTTTATATCTCAATTTGCACAAGACGACGTGGTGAGCCGTTTCAATGTGCCTCATCCTAAGCGCATTATATATAATGGTGTGACCGATCAAATGCAGGTTCCACAAGAGAAAATAGACGGACTTCCCAATCAATATCTCCTTTCTGTGTCGGGATTAGACGACAAGAAGAATGTGCATCTCTTAATTGAAATGATGCGATTCTTGCCCAATGAGTTTTTAGTTATTGCAGGAAGAGGAAACAGCGAGTATACCAAAATGCTTTATTCTCTTGTTGAACGCTACCAACTCACCAACGTTCGCTTTGTGGGTTGCGTGTCGGCAGGCGAGAAAGCCTATCTATATCGCAATTGTAAAGCGTTTTTCTTCGTATCAAAGAGCGAGGGATTTGGTTTACCTGTGGCAGAAGCGATGACGGCAAGCAAACCTGTTTTCTGCTCAAAACTCACCTCATTGCCCGAAATTGGAGGCGATGCAGCTTATTATTTCGATGAGTTAGAGCCTGAAAAGATGGCGCAAACAACACAAAAGCTGTTGGCTGAATATGAAAAAGACCCTGAAACACGTCAGAAAATGTGTTTGGCTCAAGCACAAAAGTTCAATTGGGATAAGGCTGTCGACGAATATCTCAATTATTATATCGACATTCTGCAAGAGAAATAG
- the rnr gene encoding ribonuclease R, producing MSKKKKGGKRMSANKMVEKLEEFFRSHPNKSYSFKEIFKNLKLDTHPLKMLAIDLMEELAWEDFLTPVADNAYRLNVDTQVQEGRFVRKNNGKNVFIPDNSDLSIFVAERNSMFALNGDRVKATLLARREHHMREAVVVEILSHDKDTFVGTLRVEHDLAFLSTESNIFAHDIVIPKRKLKGGKDGDKAVVKIIQFPGKESKNIIGEVIDVLGVSGDNDVEMNTILAQYGLPYKYPKAVEQAAERISAEITPEEISKREDFREVFTCTIDPKDAKDFDDALSIVQLPNGNWQVGVHIADVSHYVKEGSIIDKEAQKRATSIYLVDRTIPMLPERLCNFICSLRPDEEKLAYSVIFEMDELANIKNHRVVHTVIKSNRRYAYEEVQAILEDNGVVDGTGEPAPKRDPKEYKGENAYLLIMLDTLAKQLRKARFNNGAVKFDREELHFDIDEKGRPTRAYFKMSKDANKLIEEFMLLANRTVAEDIGRVKKGKKAKTLPYRIHDNPDPLKLETLREFVTKFGYKLKTDGTKGEVARSLNQLMDKSSESANQKLIQTIALRAMMKAKYSVHNIGHFGLAFEYYTHFTSPIRRYPDTMVHRLLTHYAQGGRSGNKDHYEELCEHCSEMELVAQNAERDSIKYKMVEFMNEHLGECFDAHISGITSYGIYCEIDENHCEGMIPMRDLDDDYYDFDEKNYCLVGRRKHHIYRLGDALRIKVARANLERKQLDFTLSDDKE from the coding sequence ATGTCGAAAAAAAAGAAAGGCGGAAAGAGAATGTCTGCCAATAAAATGGTAGAAAAACTCGAAGAGTTCTTCCGCTCACATCCCAACAAAAGCTACTCGTTTAAAGAAATATTCAAGAACTTAAAGCTCGATACTCACCCCTTAAAAATGCTCGCCATTGATTTAATGGAAGAGTTGGCGTGGGAAGATTTCTTAACTCCTGTAGCCGATAACGCCTATCGATTGAATGTAGACACACAGGTTCAAGAGGGACGTTTCGTTCGAAAAAACAACGGGAAAAATGTCTTTATTCCCGATAACAGCGATCTTTCGATCTTCGTTGCCGAACGAAATTCGATGTTTGCACTCAACGGCGACAGGGTAAAGGCTACCCTGTTAGCTCGCAGAGAGCACCACATGAGAGAAGCAGTGGTGGTTGAAATTCTTTCACATGATAAGGATACGTTTGTGGGAACACTAAGAGTTGAGCACGACTTAGCTTTCCTTTCTACCGAAAGCAACATCTTTGCGCACGACATTGTCATTCCTAAACGCAAACTAAAAGGCGGTAAAGATGGCGATAAAGCGGTGGTAAAGATCATTCAGTTCCCTGGAAAAGAATCGAAAAACATCATCGGTGAGGTGATTGATGTATTGGGAGTGAGTGGCGATAATGATGTAGAAATGAACACAATACTTGCTCAATACGGCTTACCTTATAAGTATCCCAAGGCAGTTGAGCAGGCGGCAGAACGCATTTCAGCTGAGATTACACCCGAAGAGATTAGTAAGCGTGAGGATTTCCGTGAGGTGTTCACTTGCACCATCGACCCTAAAGACGCTAAAGACTTCGACGATGCGCTCTCTATCGTGCAACTTCCCAACGGCAATTGGCAAGTGGGTGTGCACATTGCAGATGTGTCTCACTATGTAAAAGAAGGCTCTATTATCGACAAGGAGGCGCAAAAGCGAGCTACTTCCATTTATTTAGTAGACCGAACCATACCGATGTTGCCCGAACGCTTGTGCAACTTTATATGCTCTTTGCGTCCTGATGAAGAGAAATTGGCATATAGCGTAATCTTTGAAATGGACGAGTTGGCGAACATAAAGAACCATCGTGTGGTGCATACCGTGATTAAAAGTAATCGAAGATACGCCTATGAAGAGGTGCAAGCCATTCTCGAAGACAACGGAGTGGTTGATGGAACGGGCGAACCAGCACCTAAACGAGATCCAAAAGAATACAAAGGCGAGAACGCTTACTTATTGATTATGCTCGACACCTTGGCAAAACAGCTTCGAAAAGCACGCTTTAACAATGGCGCAGTGAAGTTTGATAGAGAAGAACTGCACTTTGATATCGACGAAAAAGGACGCCCAACACGTGCTTATTTCAAGATGTCGAAAGACGCTAACAAGCTCATCGAAGAGTTTATGCTCCTTGCTAACCGCACAGTGGCAGAGGATATTGGTCGTGTAAAGAAAGGAAAGAAGGCGAAAACCCTACCCTATCGTATCCACGATAACCCCGATCCGTTGAAGTTAGAGACCCTAAGAGAGTTTGTAACGAAGTTTGGTTACAAGCTAAAGACTGACGGAACGAAGGGCGAAGTGGCTCGTTCATTAAACCAATTGATGGACAAGTCGAGCGAGAGTGCTAATCAAAAGCTCATTCAAACCATTGCCCTAAGAGCTATGATGAAGGCAAAATATTCGGTACATAACATCGGACACTTTGGTTTAGCGTTTGAGTATTACACCCATTTCACAAGTCCTATCCGTCGATATCCCGACACAATGGTGCATCGTTTGCTCACCCATTATGCCCAAGGAGGTCGTAGTGGCAACAAAGATCATTATGAAGAGTTGTGCGAACATTGCTCTGAAATGGAGCTTGTGGCACAAAATGCCGAGCGAGACTCTATTAAATACAAGATGGTTGAGTTTATGAATGAGCACTTAGGCGAATGCTTCGACGCTCATATTAGCGGTATAACGTCGTACGGAATCTATTGTGAGATAGACGAAAACCACTGCGAGGGTATGATACCTATGCGTGATTTAGACGATGACTACTACGACTTCGACGAAAAGAACTATTGTCTTGTGGGACGAAGAAAGCACCACATCTATCGTTTGGGCGATGCGCTTAGAATTAAGGTGGCACGTGCTAACCTCGAAAGAAAGCAACTCGACTTTACATTAAGCGACGATAAGGAATAA
- a CDS encoding NAD(P)H-dependent oxidoreductase, with protein MKKVLIVSGHSNIQHDSVVNSLILKQVKQTLPEVEIDSLCELYPDFKIDVAAEQAKIVKADIIVFQFPLYWFAKPSILQRWEEEVFLHGFSHGSNGDKLKGKKLIVSFTVGAPGEVYSRESSLGYTLNDLLLPASQSTASFVGMTLEPFVYTTGVSYALRSDKEQAKQLEEKALLHAQRLVEAIEKA; from the coding sequence AAAAAGTATTAATTGTTTCAGGACACTCTAACATTCAACACGATTCTGTGGTGAATTCGCTCATCTTAAAGCAAGTGAAACAAACCCTTCCAGAGGTAGAAATCGACTCATTATGCGAGCTTTATCCCGACTTTAAGATTGATGTTGCAGCCGAACAAGCAAAAATTGTAAAGGCAGATATCATCGTTTTTCAGTTTCCTTTGTATTGGTTTGCTAAGCCATCTATCCTGCAACGCTGGGAAGAAGAAGTGTTCTTGCACGGCTTTTCACACGGAAGCAATGGCGATAAGCTAAAAGGGAAAAAGCTCATTGTTTCGTTCACAGTTGGTGCTCCTGGTGAAGTTTATTCACGAGAAAGCTCACTTGGCTACACCCTCAACGACCTATTGCTCCCTGCATCTCAATCAACTGCAAGCTTTGTGGGCATGACTCTCGAGCCATTTGTTTACACAACAGGTGTTTCTTACGCTCTACGTAGCGACAAAGAACAAGCCAAACAACTTGAAGAGAAGGCACTTTTGCATGCTCAACGCTTAGTTGAAGCCATCGAAAAAGCCTAA